Proteins encoded by one window of Lathyrus oleraceus cultivar Zhongwan6 chromosome 1, CAAS_Psat_ZW6_1.0, whole genome shotgun sequence:
- the LOC127084097 gene encoding wall-associated receptor kinase 5 codes for MTMAAHSTHLLMMVVVTVFFTKAATQLLSLPNCPTKCGSVTIPFPFGTTKDCSLDSTFLINCNKTSSSSTSSQVPSLLHSNRSVLSISLDGELHVAWPVAKDCYAENSKLVSLAYWDIIMKHFSISSTRNKFIAVGCDTVGALSVHDYGGNNYTTGCVALCNKLDDIVANEACSGTGCCEISIPQGHVLTEVIYSSGSIFNNHSAVHNFNPCGYAFLVENGAYNFKSTDLLKLEKEFPVLLDWAVGNQTCQQAQKDLSNYACKDKRSTCYDATERSGYRCRCFHGYWGNPYLIHGCQDINECMDSNDCVEGATCINTPGSYHCLCPARYEGNGKMNGTRCSQKANTKSRKEIILITALSVSISLVALLVGSFYAYLALKKRKLIKLKEQFFQQNGGLLLQQQLVLHGGSDETTKVFTVEELNEATNNFDESKILGQGGQGTVYKGVLQDKRIVAIKKSKINDPNQIEPFINEVIVLSQINHRNVVKLLGCCLETEVPLLVYEFISNGTVYEHLHDQNQILKLTWKTRLRIAKETAGVLAYLHSAASTPIIHRDVKSANILLDHNLTAKVSDFGASRIVPLDHGQITTLVQGTLGYLDPEYFHTSQLTEKSDVYSFGVVLAELMTGKKALSFSRPEVDRNLAVYFVASMKENRLLHILDNNIDDMNTEQLKKVAHIAERCLRVKGEERPTMKEVAMELEGMLVFEEHHWESGKFSSDKAASSTINFENGVYRSGIVSSDSYSINQLSLSLIGGR; via the exons ATGACCATGGCTGCGCACTCAACGCATCTACTGATGATGGTGGTTGTTACGGTCTTTTTCACAAAAGCAGCAACTCAGTTACTATCACTACCAAACTGCCCAACAAAGTGTGGCTCTGTCACCATTCCCTTCCCATTTGGAACCACCAAGGATTGTTCCTTGGACAGCACCTTTCTCATCAATTGCAACAAAacatcttcatcttcaacctcatcACAAGTACCTTCCTTGTTACATAGTAATCGAAGTGTCCTAAGCATCTCACTCGACGGTGAACTTCACGTTGCATGGCCAGTAGCCAAAGATTGCTATGCTGAAAATAGCAAACTTGTGAGCCTAGCATATTGGGATATCATCATGAAACATTTTTCCATTTCATCAACTCGAAACAAGTTCATCGCAGTTGGCTGTGACACGGTGGGAGCACTCTCAGTACATGATTACGGGGGAAACAACTACACTACAGGATGTGTGGCTTTGTGCAACAAGCTTGATGATATCGTGGCCAATGAAGCTTGCTCCGGCACTGGTTGTTGCGAGATTTCAATACCCCAAGGGCATGTGTTAACTGAAGTAATCTATAGTTCTGGAAGTATATTCAACAATCACTCAGCAGTACATAACTTCAATCCCTGTGGTTATGCTTTTTTGGTTGAAAATGGAGCCTACAACTTCAAATCCACAGACCTCCTCAAGTTGGAGAAGGAGTTTCCTGTGTTATTGGACTGGGCAGTAGGGAACCAAACATGCCAGCAAGCTCAGAAGGATCTTTCAAACTATGCCTGTAAGGACAAAAGAAGTACGTGTTACGATGCGACCGAGAGATCTGGTTACCGTTGCAGATGCTTTCACGGATATTGGGGAAATCCTTACCTCATTCATGGTTGCCAAG ATATTAATGAATGCATGGATTCCAATGACTGCGTTGAGGGAGCAACATGCATCAATACTCCCGGAAGCTACCATTGTTTATGTCCGGCAAGATATGAGGGAAACGGGAAGATGAATGGAACAAGATGCAGTCAAAAGGCAAATACCAAATCAAGGAAAGAGATCATATTGATCACTGCATTGA GTGTCAGCATAAGCCTCGTAGCACTACTGGTTGGAAGCTTTTATGCATATTTGGCATTGAAGAAAAGAAAGCTCATTAAACTTAAAGAACAATTTTTTCAACAAAACGGTGGCTTACTGTTACAGCAACAACTAGTGTTGCATGGAGGATCAGATGAAACAACTAAAGTCTTCACTGTTGAGGAGCTAAATGAAGCAACCAACAACTTCGACGAAAGCAAGATCCTAGGCCAAGGTGGTCAGGGAACAGTTTACAAAGGAGTTTTACAAGATAAAAGAATTGTAGCAATAAAGAAGTCCAAAATTAATGACCCAAACCAGATTGAACCGTTCATCAATGAAGTGATTGTACTTTCCCAAATCAACCATAGAAATGTGGTAAAGCTTTTGGGTTGTTGTCTAGAGACAGAAGTTCCCTTGCTTGTTTATGAATTCATTTCTAATGGTACTGTTTATGAGCATCTTCATGATCAAAACCAAATTTTAAAGCTAACATGGAAAACAAGATTGAGAATAGCCAAAGAAACTGCTGGAGTCTTGGCATACTTGCATTCTGCTGCATCTACGCCAATCATACATAGAGACGTGAAGTCTGCAAATATACTCCTAGATCACAATCTCACTGCAAAGGTTTCTGACTTTGGAGCATCTAGGATTGTTCCTCTTGATCATGGCCAGATAACCACTCTAGTACAGGGGACGTTAGGGTACCTTGACCCAGAATATTTCCACACAAGCCAGTTAACAGAGAAAAGTGACGTCTATAGCTTTGGGGTTGTCCTAGCAGAGCTAATGACAGGAAAAAAGGCACTATCTTTTAGCAGGCCAGAGGTAGATAGAAACCTTGCAGTGTACTTTGTTGCTTCAATGAAAGAGAACCGGTTACTTCATATTTTGGACAACAATATAGATGATATGAATACCGAGCAACTTAAGAAAGTTGCCCATATTGCAGAAAGGTGTTTAAGGGTGAAGGGTGAGGAAAGACCCACCATGAAAGAAGTGGCAATGGAACTAGAGGGAATGTTAGTTTTTGAAGAGCACCATTGGGAAAGTGGCAAATTCTCTTCAGACAAAGCAGCGTCATCGACTATCAACTTTGAAAACGGCGTTTACAGAAGTGGCATTGTTTCTTCTGACTCATATAGCATAAACCAGTTATCATTGTCATTGATTGGTGGAAGATGA
- the LOC127084087 gene encoding costars family protein encodes MNVEEEVGRLREEIKRLGKLQSDGSYKVTFGTLFHDDQCANIFEALVGTLRAAKKRKVLTYEGELLLQGVHDNVEITLNPTPAAAAAN; translated from the exons ATGAATGTGGAAGAAGAGGTTGGACGCCTAAGGGAAGAAATCAAGAGGCTTGGCAAGCTCCAATCAGATGGTTCTTACAAG gttacatTTGGAACACTGTTTCATGATGATCAATGCGCAAATATTTTCGAAGCACTTGTTGGGACACTAAGAGCAGCTAAAAAGAGAAAAGTATTAACATATGAAGGTGAATTGCTGCTGCAAGGAGTTCATGACAATGTGGAAATCACTCTTAATCCTACCCCTGCTGCTGCTGCCGCCAACTGA
- the LOC127084050 gene encoding KH domain-containing protein HEN4 has translation MGSNFFPPPLKRPISGLPDPILNGYSKRPKPPKAQQPLSVSPGQVTFRLLCNSSRVGGVIGKSGSVIRTLQQSTSSKIRIEDSPNESPDRVITVIASGVPDGKVILGGEAIDVSNAQEALLRVFDRILEVAAEMEGVELGDRIVSCRLVADAAEASSVIGKGGKVVEKIKKDTACKIRVCRDNLPACISSPDEVIEIEGSVSSVKKALVAVSHRLQDGHHADRTKMIGQNPQEALVGVPRETLNSAPHDTFIGAPRETLIAAPRETLTDLHVDHLLQRGSSLSTSHNCSNSYATGVHSLSAEVNRVSSQESKAHQQEINFKIICSNDRVGGIIGKGGNIIKALQSETGATVSVGPSVAKCEDRLITITASESPESRYSPAQRAVVLVFSRSVEAGIEKGIDPGLNTGLPVTAQLVVPSNQVGCLLGKGGVVVSEMRRATGASIRIIGTDQVSKCVSDNDQVVQISGEFSSVQDALYNATGRLRDNLFGGTQNSAGTRSLSYVQADTSPYGRLRDVPLGGQSSLRADTGPYGRLKNVPFVGQSSFQADTSPYVRLRDVPLGGQSSLQADISPYVRLRDVPLGGQSSLQGDTSPHGRLRDVPFGGQSSLLADTSPYGRLRDVPLGGQSSLQADTSPYERLRDLPLGGQSSSQADTSPYGRRRDAPLGGQSAAGISHNRTRHTFSQGIDHFALSRTYDRPSSRGLWTPPGVAGINSGNINEASWGLTSRKGGLELISGSKSAIVINTTIEIVVPEDTLYLVYGENGSNLARLRQISGAKVVIHEPHPGTSDRTIVLSGSPDETQAAQNLLRAFILDGS, from the exons ATGGGAAGTAACTTCTTTCCACCTCCATTGAAGCGCCCAATTTCCGGGTTACCCGACCCGATTTTAAACGGATATTCCAAGCGCCCAAAGCCGCCCAAAGCTCAACAACCACTATCTGTTTCTCCCGGACAAGTGACATTCCGTCTTCTATGCAATTCCTCCCGCGTCGGCGGTGTCATTGGCAAGTCCGGCTCCGTGATCAGAACCCTCCAGCAGTCAACCAGCTCCAAGATCCGAATTGAGGATTCTCCGAATGAGTCACCTGACCGAGTCATCACTGTCATTGCCTCCGGTGTTCCGGACGGCAAAGTTATACTGGGCGGCGAGGCAATTGATGTTTCGAATGCACAAGAAGCATTGCTGAGAGTGTTTGATAGGATTCTTGAAGTTGCGGCGGAGATGGAAGGTGTTGAGCTTGGGGATAGGATTGTGTCTTGCAGGTTAGTTGCTGATGCGGCGGAAGCTAGCTCTGTCATTGGGAAGGGAGGGAAGGTGGTGGAGAAGATTAAAAAAGACACTGCGTGCAAAATTAGGGTTTGTAGGGATAATTTACCGGCTTGTATATCTTCTCCCGATGAAGTGATTGAG ATAGAAGGCAGCGTGTCATCCGTAAAGAAGGCACTTGTTGCGGTCTCTCATCGTCTTCAAGATGGTCATCATGCTGATAGAACAAAGATGATAGGACAAAATCCTCAAGAAGCTTTAGTTGGAGTTCCTCGTGAGACTTTAAATTCAGCTCCACATGATACTTTTATTGGAGCTCCACGTGAGACTTTAATTGCAGCTCCACGCGAGACATTAACTGATCTGCATGTGGATCATCTTCTGCAAAGAGGCTCATCACTCTCTACTTCACATAATTGCTCTAACAGCTATGCTACTGGAGTTCATTCCTTGTCAGCAGAAGTTAATAGAGTCTCATCCCAAGAATCAAAAGCACATCAGCAAGAAATCAACTTCAAAATTATTTGTTCCAACGATAGAGTTGGAGGTATCATTGGAAAAGGTGGGAACATAATTAAAGCCCTTCAAAGTGAGACAGGGGCCACTGTAAGTGTGGGTCCTTCAGTAGCTAAATGTGAGGATCGATTGATTACTATTACCGCTTCAGAG AGTCCCGAGTCAAGATATTCCCCAGCACAAAGGGCCGTGGTGCTTGTTTTCTCCAGGTCTGTTGAGGCTGGTATTGAGAAAGGGATAGATCCTGGATTAAATACAGGTTTACCCGTGACTGCACAACTTGTAGTCCCATCAAACCAAGTCGGTTGTTTGTTAGGAAAAGGCGGAGTAGTAGTGTCAGAAATGAGGAGGGCAACAGGGGCTAGCATACGAATAATTGGAACTGATCAGGTTTCTAAATGTGTGTCAGATAATGATCAAGTTGTACAG ATATCAGGCGAGTTTTCAAGCGTGCAAGATGCATTATATAATGCAACTGGTAGACTGCGAGATAATCTTTTTGGTGGTACACAGAATAGTGCTGGAACAAGGAGCCTTTCCTATGTACAAGCTGATACCAGTCCCTATGGAAGACTAAGAGATGTTCCTCTTGGAGGTCAATCCTCTTTACGAGCTGATACCGGTCCATATGGAAGACTGAAAAATGTTCCTTTTGTAGGCCAATCCTCTTTTCAAGCTGATACCAGTCCCTATGTAAGACTCAGAGATGTTCCTCTTGGAGGCCAATCCTCTTTACAAGCTGATATCAGTCCCTATGTACGACTGAGAGATGTCCCTCTTGGAGGCCAATCCTCTTTACAAGGTGATACCAGTCCTCATGGGAGACTGAGAGATGTTCCTTTTGGAGGCCAGTCCTCTTTACTAGCTGATACCAGTCCCTATGGGAGACTGAGAGATGTTCCTCTTGGGGGCCAATCCTCTTTACAAGCTGATACCAGTCCCTATGAGAGACTGAGAGATCTTCCTCTTGGAGGCCAATCCTCTTCACAAGCTGATACCAGTCCTTATGGGAGACGGAGAGATGCTCCTCTTGGAGGCCAATCAGCTGCAGGCATTTCTCATAATCGGACTAGGCACACTTTTTCTCAAGGCATTGATCATTTTGCTCTTAGTAGAACGTATGATCGTCCCTCTTCCCGAGGCTTATGGACACCACCG GGAGTTGCTGGGATCAATTCAGGAAACATTAATGAAGCTAGTTGGGGATTGACATCTCGGAAAGGCGGCCTAGAACTTATAAG TGGAAGTAAATCTGCTATCGTAATTAATACAACTATAGAAATTGTGGTTCCTGAGGATACTCTATACCTTGTATATGGGGAAAATGGTAGCAATCTGGCTCGTCTAAGACAG ATTTCAGGTGCTAAGGTTGTTATCCATGAGCCTCATCCTGGAACAAGTGACAGGACTATTGTTTTATCCGGTTCACCTGATGAAACTCAAGCAGCGCAGAACCTTCTCCGAGCATTTATTCTCGATGGATCATAA
- the LOC127084115 gene encoding uncharacterized protein LOC127084115, with amino-acid sequence MPTEDEEIGNAPGTAVPVLTSSSSNNPRRPGRRADPFLIVCRCFSLITAIAVILCISVNVLSAIRSFRNPNSIFDGIFRCYAVIIAVFAVLAETEWSFIMKFWQILEYWAARGMLQIFVAVMTRAFPDYNGERKDLVILQNIACYLLISCGLVYVVSGILCVGFLKRHLQKKEITREQAAKDLAELERRREELESLLVTE; translated from the exons ATGCCTACCGAGGATGAAGAGATCGGTAACGCACCTGGCACCGCCGTGCCTGTCCTGACTAGCAGTTCCAGCAACAACCCAAGACGACCGGGACGAAGAGCAGATCCTTTCCTCATTGTCTGTAGGTGTTTCAGTTTGATTACCGCCATAGCTGTAATTCTCTGCATCTCCGTCAATGTCCTCTCCGCTATTCGCTCATTCAGAAACCCTAACTCC ATTTTCGATGGCATATTTCGCTGTTACGCCGTTATCATTGCGGTTTTTGCGGTTCTTGCTGAGACTGAATGGAGCTTCATTATGAAGTTCTGGCAG ATTCTGGAGTATTGGGCAGCTAGAGGTATGCTGCAGATATT CGTGGCAGTGATGACCAGGGCTTTCCCTGACTATAATGGGGAGCGAAAAGATCTAGTTATTCTTCAAAACATTGCATGCTATTTGCTTATTTCTTGTGGCCTAGTTTACGTTGTCTCG GGAATCCTTTGCGTCGGTTTTCTAAAACGTCATCTCCAGAAGAAGGAGATCACTAGAGAGCAAGCAGCCAAGGATCTTGCG GAGTTGGAACGGCGTAGAGAAGAACTTGAATCACTGCTTGTGACAGAATAG